The Arachis hypogaea cultivar Tifrunner chromosome 14, arahy.Tifrunner.gnm2.J5K5, whole genome shotgun sequence DNA window CGAAGTGTAAACATCAATGTATAAAATCCAATAATTggaaatttcatttttttaatttttgttttcagaGTTCAGACATAGTGTGTTCACCAATCTCAGTTATTtacccaaaatagaaaaatacagaGTGCGCTACGGATTATAAACCAAAATATTTCAAACTAAAATTAACTTGAAAAGACTAAAATGAAATCTAACATTTAAATAGTTTCAAAAATAAAACTCAGCATATTTTGCTAGATTCACAATTTAAAAGGTATCTCAAGATTTTAACGtatcataaattataaatatctcGCTAAATGGTCATAGATATGTCAAAATATGATAACATAAAAAAAGTTAGAAACTTTATTATTGAAGATtttccaaaagaaaaataaattagttcccaaaattgacaatttttttttttactttacacCTAAAAATATAAAGCCATCTCCTTTTTTGTGGTTGTTGAAAACAACAGCATGAAACAAATAAATAGATGAATTTTATATTCCatctaaaataaataagaaaaagatttaaaatgaaagagtgattatgaataataatacaaaTCTTTTTGCAAAACACGTTTTTGGTGAAtgacttttgaatttttctatttttgtattgTCTGGTAGTGGCTGTCTGGCAGTAAAGCACTCCACTGTGTACCCCATTGCCATAGCCCATAGTCTCTTCATCTCAATCTCAGATTTCTCATTCCCATTCTCATCAATTTCCAAACTTTCTGATCTTACTCCAAAGAAAGACAGAAACTTCAATCATGGGGTGCCATGGTAGCAAGGAAAAGAGACCAGCAACAAGTGGCTATGGATCAATTGAAAGCCAGCATCAAAGTAACCACACTGTTCAGACTCAAACTCACACATCAGAAACAAAGAATCAGCCACAGGTTCAGCAAGTGCAAGTTCAATCGAAACCTTCTTCACAGAATGTGAGGCCAGTTCAGAAGTCTGAAGCAGCAACCATTCTAGGGAAGCCATTTGAGGACATCAAGAAGCACTACACACTTGGAAAGGAATTAGGAAGAGGGCAATTTGGTGTCACATATCTCTGCACTGAGAACTCAACAGGGAGCACTTTGGCATGCAAATCAATCTTGAAGAGGAAGCTTGCTTCAAAAGCTGATAGGGATGATATGAGGAGGGAGATTCAGATCATGCAGCATCTTTCGGGGCAGCCAAACATTGTGGAATTCAAGGGTGCATTTGAGGACAGGTACTCTGTGCACCTTGTCATGGAGCTTTGTGCTGGTGGTGAATTGTTTGATAGAATCATTGCTCAGGGTCATTACTCTGAGAGAGCTGCAGCTTCCATGTGTAGGGCCATTGTTAATGTTGTTCATATTTGCCACTTTATGGGTGTGATGCACCGCGATTTGAAGCCCGAGAATTTCTTGCTTTCTAGCAAGGATGAGGGAGCAACACTTAAGGCCACTGATTTTGGATTATCTGTCTTCATTGAAGAAGGTTGAATCTTTACTTAGTACCTTGCTTTGCATATTATATATGATTAGTGTGTCTATTTGTATGTCTGAGTTCTCACCTTTTAGGCTCTGATTAAGCTTGGTCATAAGTAGTTCATGTCTAATACAAGTTTGTTAGAACATTACATAATATGCATATCATACTCTGCAGAACATGAGATGTAGTAGTGGAATAGAATAGAAATGGAATAAGATGGAATGGAAGAGAATTGAGTAGAGTGACACTATAGTTTCGTTCTGTTGTTCGGATATTTTAGCAATGGAATATACTTGTGAAGAGATTCACATTCCATCTCATTAGGATGGAATAGATTCCATCCTTCCCTATTCCACTCCATCCATTTTTATTCAATCCAAACATTGAACTCTTAAAATTCCTTCCACCTTGTTCCACCAATTGATTTTCATTGTAGGTAGCTGATTGCTCCATTGTAAGTGATAATTTGTTTTACTAGTAAATGTGATGAAATGTATCAGAGTTTTAGACGAGGTTTGTTCCAAAGGAACTACATGACATTGTCATTAATTTATCTGTTCATAGTATTTGagtatcatatattttttttttcagggaAGGTTTACCGTGATATGGTAGGAAGTGCTTACTATGTTGCCCCTGAGGTATTGCGTCGTAGTTATGGAAAGGAAATAGATATCTGGAGTGCAGGCATCATGTTGTATATTCTCTTGAGTGGTGTACCTCCATTCTGGGCTGGTAAGTAAAAATTATAGTTTGACAAGGTTGCATGTTTGCACTTTATGGTGAAGTGTCTGATATACATTTGGACTAGAATATGATGCtaaactttattttgtttttatttgcagAAACTGAGAAGGGAATATTTGATGCCATATTAGAAGGTGTAATTGACTTTGAAAGTGAACCATGGCCATCAATATCAAGTAGTGCTAAAGATCTAGTCAGGAAGATGCTGACACAGGACCCAAAGAAGCGGATCACCTCTGCTGAAGTCCTTGGTACTATATTATTGTGTTATTTTTTCATGACATTCGTTTTTGTTCAGTAAATTTATGACATAAGTGTTTCTGTTATTAAATTTAAAACCTTTATTATCTTATTCTAGTATTAGTTTCAAAGTTCAGCTGCCTTCTGTTCTTTCGTTACTATGCTGTGAATTCTTTTATCTGCTATTCTTTTCCATTTTATAAAACCTATAAGTATTGAATAATTTTGTTGGTGAAAACTAGAAATATTGATATTCTATTGAGTGTCACCAAAAACTCCAGTTTGGGGAAACAGAATCACCATAGCAACAAGTTCTTCAATCAGATTATTAACCATCAACTAAATAAG harbors:
- the LOC112741212 gene encoding calcium-dependent protein kinase 2, yielding MGCHGSKEKRPATSGYGSIESQHQSNHTVQTQTHTSETKNQPQVQQVQVQSKPSSQNVRPVQKSEAATILGKPFEDIKKHYTLGKELGRGQFGVTYLCTENSTGSTLACKSILKRKLASKADRDDMRREIQIMQHLSGQPNIVEFKGAFEDRYSVHLVMELCAGGELFDRIIAQGHYSERAAASMCRAIVNVVHICHFMGVMHRDLKPENFLLSSKDEGATLKATDFGLSVFIEEGKVYRDMVGSAYYVAPEVLRRSYGKEIDIWSAGIMLYILLSGVPPFWAETEKGIFDAILEGVIDFESEPWPSISSSAKDLVRKMLTQDPKKRITSAEVLEHPWIREGGEASDKPIDSAVLSRMKQFRAMNKLKKLALKVIAESLSEEEIKGLKAMFANMDTDNSGTITYEELKTGLARIGSSLSEAEVKQLMDAADVDGNGSIDYIEFISATMHRHRLERDEQLYKAFQYFDKDGSGYITRDELETAMTQHGMGDEATIKEIISEVDTDNDGRINYEEFCAMMRSGTPHPGQLH